The proteins below come from a single Isoptericola dokdonensis DS-3 genomic window:
- a CDS encoding ABC transporter permease: protein MTAPPGTPAGTRTPPTRASVLRTVPPDESLRVGVDDRFTKPPRRPDRGRRTKDLAGRVAGPLAVLLLWWLATALDWVSPLLLPSPGTVLATGVDLVTSGVLGENLLVSLGRAGTGLVIGITVGVLLALLTGLSRVGELLIDSNVQMLRAMPILALQPLVIVWFGIGEPTKILLVALAVTFPVYINTHAAIRAVDVRFVELAHTVDLSRWSLVRRVVLPGALPGFLTGLRFATAISWLVLVVAEQINATAGIGFLMTQARTVARTDVIIVGLVVYALLGLLSDILVRTLERKALVWAPRLQAR, encoded by the coding sequence CGACGAGTCCCTGCGCGTCGGCGTCGACGACCGCTTCACCAAGCCGCCGCGCCGGCCCGACCGCGGACGCCGCACCAAGGACCTCGCCGGGCGCGTCGCCGGCCCGCTGGCCGTCCTGCTGCTGTGGTGGCTCGCCACCGCGCTCGACTGGGTCTCCCCGCTCCTGCTGCCCTCGCCCGGCACCGTGCTCGCCACCGGCGTCGACCTCGTCACCTCCGGCGTCCTCGGCGAGAACCTCCTGGTCTCGCTCGGCCGCGCCGGCACCGGCCTCGTCATCGGCATCACCGTCGGCGTGCTGCTGGCCCTGCTGACCGGCCTCAGCCGCGTGGGCGAGCTGCTCATCGACTCGAACGTGCAGATGCTGCGCGCCATGCCGATCCTCGCGCTCCAGCCGCTCGTCATCGTCTGGTTCGGCATCGGGGAGCCCACCAAGATCCTGCTCGTCGCCCTCGCCGTGACGTTCCCCGTCTACATCAACACGCACGCCGCGATCCGCGCCGTCGACGTCCGCTTCGTCGAGCTCGCCCACACCGTCGACCTGTCGCGGTGGTCGCTCGTGCGCCGCGTCGTCCTGCCCGGCGCCCTGCCCGGGTTCCTCACCGGCCTGCGCTTCGCCACCGCGATCTCGTGGCTCGTGCTGGTCGTCGCCGAGCAGATCAACGCCACCGCCGGCATCGGGTTCCTCATGACCCAGGCCCGCACCGTGGCCCGCACCGACGTCATCATCGTCGGCCTCGTCGTCTACGCCCTGCTGGGCCTGCTCTCCGACATCCTCGTCCGCACCCTCGAGAGGAAGGCGCTCGTATGGGCACCCCGACTGCAGGCACGCTGA
- a CDS encoding ABC transporter ATP-binding protein — MGTPTAGTLSTSAASPRRDGESPVVVDARGVARSFDGRGVLHDITLQIRRGEFVALLGRSGSGKSTLLRILAQLDTEHDGDLRVPERRAVAFQDSRLLPWARVLPNVLLGLKDARSRARGEALLAEVGLADHARAWPKTLSGGEQQRVALARALARDPELLLMDEPFGALDALTRIRMHRLLRGLVARHSPGVLLVTHDVDEAVLLADRVIVLTDGHLSLDEPIDLPEVGRRSHPGFTALRSRLLTELGVGDDDH, encoded by the coding sequence ATGGGCACCCCGACTGCAGGCACGCTGAGCACCTCGGCCGCCTCCCCCCGCCGCGACGGCGAGAGCCCCGTCGTCGTCGACGCCCGCGGCGTCGCCCGCTCCTTCGACGGCCGCGGCGTGCTGCACGACATCACGCTGCAGATCCGGCGCGGCGAGTTCGTCGCCCTGCTGGGCCGGTCCGGCTCCGGCAAGTCGACGCTGCTGCGGATCCTCGCCCAGCTCGACACGGAGCACGACGGCGACCTGCGCGTCCCGGAACGACGCGCCGTCGCGTTCCAGGACTCCCGGCTCCTGCCCTGGGCCCGCGTGCTGCCCAACGTGCTGCTCGGGCTCAAGGACGCCCGGAGCAGGGCCCGCGGCGAGGCCCTGCTCGCCGAGGTCGGGCTGGCCGACCACGCCAGGGCCTGGCCGAAGACCCTGTCGGGCGGCGAGCAGCAGCGCGTCGCCCTGGCCCGGGCGCTCGCCCGCGACCCCGAGCTGCTCCTCATGGACGAGCCGTTCGGCGCGCTGGACGCCCTGACCCGGATCCGCATGCACCGCCTGCTGCGGGGCCTCGTCGCACGGCACTCGCCCGGCGTCCTGCTCGTCACCCACGACGTCGACGAGGCCGTGCTGCTCGCCGACCGCGTCATCGTCCTCACCGACGGCCACCTGTCGCTCGACGAGCCGATCGACCTCCCCGAGGTCGGGCGGCGCTCGCACCCCGGCTTCACCGCCCTGCGCTCCCGCCTGCTCACCGAGCTGGGCGTCGGCGACGACGACCACTGA